The Acropora muricata isolate sample 2 chromosome 5, ASM3666990v1, whole genome shotgun sequence genome includes a window with the following:
- the LOC136916193 gene encoding nucleotide-binding oligomerization domain-containing protein 1-like, whose product MDLTAIKEAISPKTLNKFTFALVIVWIVVGATLCTAFSELESNEPRYDFGCNMTLNNDFIRKKCYDQYRVQNHKLGIPPYLFIIVNVLLIPTVTLIYSHCAKSTVTELENSPQDAHRTLRNRRRTLFIAYICRLIISIVFEIIFIVLLEAHLFYPKNFPSDFSCTIAKTSFNLTQSSSTFNCFNQRAGYKNVWIKVVKAANGIFALLAFLEIICILSRARHGKKFMENWQFYADHLKSNSHQHAQAIQALKENCLRLTQQPRDLQQPFGRPNPGEDYCLDLTMDDIYVNVAIHKGRAHHYFEDPDRWEQLKEYPPDAKDCQFAKPEDILDEDHRNVLVVGRPGIGKTSLSTKLLRLWASGQAFNADFNVVFLVKFRRFNADVKLTLRELLAAAETVQRLDDSVWEFVQNKSTKVLLIFDGLDEYSRKEEINTQEDYKNGVEEKMPVSVLYTKLAAEELLRGASILTTTRPTAVKYVAHVKFQRTVEIRGFTSENVEEYVEKFTRGYPGAKEKILGHIKSNINLFSLSYIPVNCFLICHCLLQSILCESSRLPTRMTDIYQMTLRMFLFNHMHNKEGFPREELEKLKSTHMYEPFENFPQELQKILNSLGEIAFKGIEEERLLFESSEVSGLEDCGLLHKLPDQKPKAWNDPRKSQFCFIHLTVQEFFAAKHLVNTETKEEIERFVCNHINDGTWQVVVQFVAGLLNCSSDIFIKLLPESTKTVRYYQSSEPERLTCWPPKRQDKNLAVQVCKCLYEINDEQELVLQNKIEKMKLNKVDLSFCSLAPTDVAAVLHFLENAEEVLSIGLWGNQLGDLGANEVKNFIVNRERKLKTLGLGSNNLTDNAAMDFAAALKHRNCKLETLSLNSNNFTDNGAKDFAAALEHSNCTLESLDLRYNNFTDNAAKDFALALKHRNCKLRKLYLIRNNFTDNAAKDFAAALKLSNCKLETLDLSENNFTDNAAKDFAAALKLSNCKLETLDLSENNFTDNAAKDFAATLKHSNCKLKELHLCRNNFTDNAAKDFAAALKLSNCKLETLDLSENNFTDNAAKDLAAALKHSNCKLKTLCLTDRNFTEEGRRYLTDAEKKSNCRVVLD is encoded by the coding sequence ATGGACCTCACGGCAATCAAGGAGGCGATCAGTCCCAAAACTTTAAACAAGTTCACTTTTGCACTGGTGATCGTCTGGATCGTGGTCGGTGCCACACTGTGTACGGCATTCTCAGAGCTGGAAAGCAATGAACCCAGGTACGATTTTGGATGTAATATGACGCTGAACAACGACTTCATCCGAAAAAAATGCTATGATCAATATCGGGTACAAAATCATAAACTTGGGATCCCCCCTTACTTGTTTATCATAGTGAATGTGCTCCTGATTCCCACTGTCACCCTTATCTACTCTCACTGCGCCAAGTCAACGGTTACTGAACTCGAAAATAGTCCTCAAGATGCCCACAGAACACTCAGGAATCGAAGACGAACCCTATTCATTGCTTATATTTGTCGTCTCATTATTAGCATTGTATTCGAGATAATTTTCATCGTCTTACTAGAAGCGCATCTATTTTATCCAAAGAACTTTCCGTCAGACTTTTCCTGTACTATCGCaaaaacttcgtttaacctaaCACAGTCCAGCAGTACGTTTAACTGTTTCAATCAACGAGCGGGTTATAAAAATGTCTGGATCAAAGTTGTCAAagcagcgaatggaattttcgCGTTGCTTGCTTTCCTGGAGATTATTTGCATCTTATCCCGAGCGAGAcatggaaaaaaattcatggaaaattGGCAGTTTTATGCTGATCATTTAAAATCTAACTCACACCAACACGCTCAGGCCATACAGGCACtgaaagagaattgcttgagGCTCACCCAGCAACCCCGCGATCTTCAACAACCTTTTGGACGACCAAATCCCGGCGAAGACTACTGTCTTGATCTCACAATGGACGATATCTATGTCAATGTAGCAATCCATAAAGGCAGAGCTCACCATTACTTTGAGGATCCAGACAGGTGGGAACAGCTCAAAGAATACCCACCCGATGCAAAGGATTGCCAATTCGCAAAACCAGAGGACATTCTTGACGAAGATCACAGaaatgttctcgttgttggccgtcctgggataggaaagacgTCATTAAGCACAAAACTGCTTCGACTTTGGGCATCTGGTCAAGCTTTTAATGCTGACTTCAATGTAGTCTTCCTCGTAAAGTTTCGGCGTTTTAATGCCGACGTTAAGTTGACCCTTCGTGAACTGTTGGCTGCAGCAGAAACAGTCCAACGGTTGGATGATTCTGTTTGGGAATTCGTCCAAAACAAATCTACCAAAGTTCTTTTAATCTTTGATGGATTGGATGAATACTCaagaaaagaggaaattaaTACCCAAGAAGATTACAAGAACGGtgtggaagaaaagatgcccgtttccgttttgtataCGAAACTGGCGGCGGAAGAACTTCTTCGTGGTGCGAGTATACTCACGACAACAAGACCAACTGCTGTCAAGTATGTTGCACATGTCAAGTTCCAAAGAACAGTCGAAATCCGCGGATTTACGTCCGAGAATGTTGAAGAATATGTTGAGAAATTTACTCGAGGTTACCCCGGAGCAAAGGAGAAAATATTGGGACACATCAAGTCAAACATCAACCTCTTTTCATTGAGCTACATCCCAGTGAACTGctttctcatttgccactgcttaCTTCAAAGTATCCTATGTGAGTCTTCCCGACTGCCAACGAGGATGACGGACATTTATCAAATGACCCTAAGGATGTTCTTGTTCAATCACATGCACAACAAGGAAGGATTTCCTCGAGAGGAACTCGAAAAGCTCAAGTCAACGCACATGTatgagccatttgaaaacttccctcaagaacttcaaaaaatTTTGAACAGTCTTGGAGAAATCGCCTTTAAAGGGATTGAAGAAGAAAGActgctctttgaatcaagcgaagtcagtgggttggaagattgcggactgcttcacaaacTGCCAGACCAAAAACCGAAAGCATGGAACGACCCGCGaaagtcccaattctgtttTATTCACCTGACTgtgcaagaattctttgccgcaaagcATCTGGTCAACACCGAGACAAAAGaggaaattgaaagatttgttTGCAATCATATCAATGATGGCACATGGCAAGTTGTAGTGCAGTTCGTAGCAGGATTGCTAAATTGTTCGAGCGACATTTTCATCAAACTGTTGCCGGAGTCGACTAAGACGGTAAGATACTATCAGTCTTCAGAACCAGAAAGACTGACCTGTTGGCCGCCAAAGAGACAAGACAAAAATCTAGCTGTGCAAGTATGTAAGTGTCTGTACGAGATTAACGATGAACAGGAGCTagttttacaaaacaaaatagagaaaatgaaattaaataaagttgactTAAGTTTTTGTTCACTCGCACCGACTGATGTTGCTGCTGttttacatttcttagaaaacGCTGAAGAAGTTTTGTCCATTGGTTTGTGGGGCAATCAGTTGGGAGACTTGGGcgcaaacgaagtgaaaaattttattgttaacagGGAACGCAAACTAAAAACGTTAGGCCTCGGTAGTAATAAcctcactgacaacgcagcgatggatttcgctgcagcacttaagcacaggaattgtaaactagaaacgttatCCCTCAATAgcaacaacttcactgacaacggagcgaaggatttcgctgcagcacttgagcacagtaattgtacactagaatcgttagacctccgttacaacaacttcaccgacaacgcggCGAAGGATTTCGCTCTAGCACTTAAACACAGAAATTGTAAACTAAGAAAGTTATACCTCATTCgcaacaacttcactgacaacgcagcgaaggatttcgctgcagcgcTTAAGctcagtaattgtaaactagaaacgttagacctcagtgagaacaacttcactgacaacgcagcgaaggatttcgctgcagcgcTTAAGctcagtaattgtaaactagaaacgttagacctcagtgagaacaacttcactgacaatgcagcgaaggatttcgctgcaacacttaagcacagtaattgtaaactaaaagaGTTACACCTCTGTAggaacaacttcaccgacaacgcagcgaaggatttcgctgcagcgcTTAAGctcagtaattgtaaactagaaacgttagacctcagtgagaacaacttcactgacaacgcagcgaaggatttagctgcagcacttaagcacagtaattgtaaactaaaaacGTTATGCCTCACTGATAGAAACTTCACAGAGGAGGGACGCCGGTATTTAACCGAcgcagaaaagaaaagcaattgcCGAGTTGTTTTGGATTAA